One region of Candidatus Schekmanbacteria bacterium RIFCSPLOWO2_02_FULL_38_14 genomic DNA includes:
- a CDS encoding D-arabinose 5-phosphate isomerase, with the protein MILKTAKNVLKIEADAIKKLITRLDDSFINAVDILYSCKGRVIVTGIGKSGWIGNKIAATFASTGTPSFFLHPAEGSHGDLGMVVKDDVVLAISNSGETKEINEILPIIKRLGVKLISFTGNLNSLLAKESDVTLDVRVDKEACPLGLAPTASTTAALAMGDALAISLLKKRGFKKENFALFHPGGQLGKKLLLKVENLMHKGNEIPIVSEDASMKKAIIEITSKKLGVTIVVGKKEKLIGIITDGDLRRAIEKYSDIMERKMREIMTQNPKTIKASSLAVEALRIMEKYSITSIVVQDKNKKPEGIIHLHNILKSGIV; encoded by the coding sequence ATGATACTCAAGACTGCAAAAAATGTTTTAAAAATTGAAGCTGATGCCATCAAAAAACTGATAACAAGGCTTGATGACTCATTTATCAATGCCGTTGATATCCTCTACTCCTGTAAGGGCAGAGTAATTGTAACCGGCATTGGGAAATCCGGATGGATTGGGAATAAAATCGCGGCAACTTTTGCAAGCACAGGAACACCTTCTTTTTTCCTTCATCCTGCAGAAGGGAGCCACGGAGACCTCGGCATGGTGGTAAAAGATGATGTTGTGCTGGCTATATCAAATAGCGGAGAGACTAAAGAAATCAATGAAATTCTTCCAATCATAAAAAGGCTTGGGGTTAAATTAATATCTTTTACCGGAAATTTAAATTCTCTCCTTGCAAAAGAAAGCGATGTAACCCTTGATGTCCGTGTAGACAAGGAAGCCTGTCCCCTGGGACTTGCTCCAACAGCAAGCACAACTGCAGCATTGGCAATGGGAGATGCACTCGCAATTTCTCTCTTAAAAAAAAGAGGTTTTAAAAAAGAAAACTTTGCCCTTTTTCATCCGGGAGGACAACTGGGGAAAAAACTGCTTCTCAAGGTAGAAAACCTCATGCATAAAGGCAATGAAATACCAATAGTCAGTGAAGATGCTTCAATGAAAAAAGCGATAATTGAGATTACTTCCAAAAAACTCGGAGTTACTATAGTTGTTGGTAAAAAAGAAAAATTGATTGGAATAATAACAGATGGCGACCTCAGGAGAGCTATTGAAAAGTACTCTGATATTATGGAAAGAAAAATGAGGGAAATTATGACACAAAACCCCAAAACAATAAAAGCTTCTTCTCTCGCAGTGGAGGCTTTAAGGATTATGGAAAAATATTCTATTACTTCAATAGTGGTTCAGGATAAAAACAAGAAACCCGAGGGAATAATTCATCTCCACAATATTCTTAAATCAGGAATAGTTTAG
- a CDS encoding ribonuclease Y, with amino-acid sequence MICFIAGLLTGGLSFGVLYFVRSKSSETKIVQAKEAATKILSEAEKEAKGIRKEAAIEAKETVLKSKAEFEKEYREKRKELQILEKRLMQKEENIDRKIDFLSKKEFNLQSRENELKKKEEKIKKDEENLNSLTMECKKKLERIAGMSVVEAKNMLLESIKEEARHESIKHIKKIEDEARAQAAKKSKEIIVTAIQRTSSDIVPETTVSVVDLPSDEMKGRIIGREGRNIRSFEIATGINLIIDDTPEAVILSGYDPIKREIAKRTLERLIADGRIHPGKIEEILSKVREEIAVAIREYGEQAAFDLGIHEIHPEIIKLLGKLKFRTSYAQNVLEHSKEVARLCGIMAAELGINTTLAKRAGFLHDIGKAIDHETEGSHALIGAEMAKKYGESSLVVNAIESHHEEAAPQSLEAVLIQAGDALSAARPGARREILESYIKRLEKLEELASSFKGVEKSYAIQAGREIRIIVNNSELSDEATYSLARDIAQKIEKELSYPGQIKVTAIRETRVVEFAK; translated from the coding sequence ATAATATGTTTTATTGCGGGGCTTCTAACAGGAGGTTTGTCTTTTGGTGTTTTATACTTTGTCCGCTCAAAATCCAGTGAAACGAAAATAGTCCAGGCTAAAGAAGCAGCGACAAAAATTCTTTCAGAAGCAGAAAAAGAAGCTAAAGGAATAAGAAAAGAAGCTGCCATTGAAGCAAAGGAAACTGTTTTAAAATCAAAAGCAGAATTTGAAAAAGAATACAGGGAAAAAAGAAAAGAACTTCAGATTCTGGAAAAAAGGCTCATGCAAAAAGAGGAAAACATTGACAGAAAGATAGATTTCCTCTCAAAAAAAGAATTTAACCTTCAATCGAGGGAAAATGAGCTGAAAAAGAAAGAGGAAAAGATTAAAAAGGATGAAGAAAACCTTAACAGCCTGACAATGGAATGCAAAAAAAAGCTTGAGAGAATTGCAGGAATGTCAGTTGTTGAAGCAAAGAATATGCTATTGGAAAGCATTAAGGAAGAAGCAAGGCACGAGTCAATCAAACATATTAAAAAAATAGAAGATGAAGCACGTGCACAGGCAGCTAAGAAGTCTAAGGAAATAATTGTGACAGCTATCCAGAGGACTTCATCAGATATTGTGCCAGAAACTACAGTCTCTGTCGTAGACCTTCCGTCTGATGAAATGAAAGGAAGAATTATTGGAAGGGAAGGAAGAAATATCAGATCTTTTGAAATAGCTACGGGTATAAACCTGATAATAGATGATACCCCTGAAGCAGTAATTCTTTCAGGGTATGATCCTATAAAAAGGGAAATAGCTAAAAGAACTCTGGAGCGATTGATTGCCGACGGAAGAATTCATCCTGGGAAAATAGAGGAAATTCTTTCTAAAGTAAGAGAAGAAATTGCTGTTGCAATACGTGAATACGGAGAACAGGCTGCCTTTGATTTAGGTATTCACGAGATACATCCTGAAATAATTAAGCTTCTTGGTAAATTAAAATTCAGAACAAGCTATGCGCAGAACGTTCTTGAACATTCAAAAGAAGTGGCAAGATTGTGCGGAATAATGGCTGCCGAGCTTGGAATTAATACAACTCTTGCAAAAAGAGCCGGGTTTCTCCATGATATAGGAAAAGCTATTGACCATGAAACCGAAGGCTCTCATGCGCTAATAGGGGCAGAGATGGCAAAAAAATACGGGGAATCAAGCCTCGTAGTAAATGCAATTGAATCTCATCATGAAGAGGCTGCTCCACAGTCTCTTGAAGCAGTCCTGATTCAGGCAGGCGATGCTTTATCAGCTGCACGACCTGGAGCAAGGAGAGAGATACTTGAAAGCTATATCAAGCGCCTTGAGAAATTAGAAGAACTGGCTTCTTCTTTTAAAGGGGTGGAAAAATCCTATGCCATCCAGGCAGGAAGAGAAATAAGAATCATTGTTAATAACAGCGAACTTTCTGATGAAGCAACTTATTCCCTTGCCCGTGACATTGCGCAGAAAATAGAAAAAGAGCTCTCTTATCCCGGACAGATTAAAGTCACTGCAATACGGGAAACAAGAGTTGTAGAATTCGCGAAATAA
- a CDS encoding biotin--[acetyl-CoA-carboxylase] ligase — protein sequence MIDGIILKMINEYEKLTLDKILSFCSSWLFSADNIIYFEETSSTNDIAKKIAGEGAPEGTIVVAESQTLGRGRGGKQWESPKYLGIYFSFILRPKIDKALIPYISMMASIAAAEAIKEETVLDTKIKWPNDLLINGKKVCGMLVEGSTVKDKLEFLVVGIGINVNNEFFPGSYLYPPTSLKIEKGIPLSRKKILKRLLEKTEQWYSVLVWQKESHLILKRCKELSHTIGKIISVRTGNEIFKGYALDIDKTGYLILEKENGEIKKIPSGEIII from the coding sequence TTGATTGATGGAATAATTTTGAAAATGATTAATGAATACGAAAAATTAACTTTGGATAAGATTTTATCTTTCTGCTCTTCATGGCTTTTCTCTGCTGACAACATAATATACTTCGAAGAAACCTCGTCTACAAATGATATAGCAAAAAAAATAGCAGGTGAAGGAGCACCGGAAGGAACCATTGTCGTTGCTGAATCCCAGACCCTTGGCAGAGGGAGAGGCGGGAAACAATGGGAATCACCCAAATATCTTGGAATTTATTTTTCATTTATCCTCAGGCCAAAGATAGATAAGGCGCTAATCCCTTATATCTCCATGATGGCAAGCATTGCAGCAGCAGAGGCGATAAAAGAAGAAACAGTCCTTGATACAAAGATAAAATGGCCAAATGATTTATTGATAAACGGTAAAAAAGTATGTGGAATGCTGGTTGAGGGAAGTACTGTAAAAGACAAGCTTGAATTTCTTGTTGTTGGCATTGGTATAAATGTAAACAATGAATTTTTCCCGGGAAGCTATTTATACCCTCCTACTTCTCTGAAAATAGAAAAGGGAATCCCTCTTTCAAGAAAAAAGATTCTTAAGCGTTTACTTGAAAAAACAGAACAATGGTACTCTGTTTTAGTCTGGCAAAAAGAAAGCCATCTAATATTAAAAAGATGCAAGGAATTATCGCATACAATTGGAAAAATTATATCAGTTAGAACAGGCAACGAAATATTCAAAGGCTATGCCTTGGATATTGATAAAACAGGATATCTCATATTAGAAAAGGAAAACGGAGAAATCAAAAAAATTCCTTCAGGAGAAATTATAATTTAG